From one Thermatribacter velox genomic stretch:
- the thiD gene encoding bifunctional hydroxymethylpyrimidine kinase/phosphomethylpyrimidine kinase — protein sequence MKRALSIAGSDSGGGAGIQADLKTFCAFGVYGMTAITAVTAQNTQRVEAIQALSPQMVAAQIRCVVEDIGVDAVKTGMLFSSDIIEVVAAELARFQIKNLVVDPVMVAKSGARLLREDAIQSLMTRLLPLALLVTPNLPEALILAGMEKIEGLEEMQEAARRIREKGVRAVLIKGGHLPGEETLDLFFDGEQFHLFRGKRISTRNTHGTGCTYSAAICALLALGYNLPEAVGEARRYMELVITHSLPLGGGFGPTNHLAPLFIKAEINPQEGGKLW from the coding sequence GTGAAAAGAGCTTTGAGTATCGCTGGTTCGGATTCAGGTGGAGGAGCAGGTATTCAAGCGGATCTGAAAACCTTCTGCGCTTTTGGAGTGTACGGTATGACGGCCATTACCGCGGTGACCGCTCAAAACACGCAGCGGGTGGAAGCAATACAAGCACTCTCGCCTCAGATGGTGGCTGCTCAAATCCGCTGTGTTGTTGAAGACATTGGCGTGGATGCAGTTAAGACGGGGATGCTCTTTAGTAGCGACATCATCGAAGTGGTAGCTGCGGAACTTGCTCGCTTCCAAATCAAAAATTTGGTCGTGGACCCGGTAATGGTGGCTAAAAGCGGGGCACGCTTACTGCGGGAAGATGCCATCCAGAGTCTTATGACAAGGCTTTTGCCCCTTGCTTTGTTGGTGACTCCCAACCTTCCCGAAGCACTTATTCTGGCTGGTATGGAAAAAATAGAAGGTCTTGAGGAAATGCAGGAAGCAGCCCGAAGAATTCGTGAAAAGGGGGTCAGGGCGGTGCTCATTAAGGGGGGACATCTTCCCGGAGAAGAGACCCTGGATCTCTTTTTCGATGGAGAGCAGTTTCATCTTTTTCGTGGTAAACGCATCAGCACCAGAAACACTCATGGCACAGGATGCACTTATTCTGCAGCCATTTGCGCTCTTTTAGCCCTGGGTTATAATTTGCCTGAGGCAGTAGGGGAGGCCAGAAGGTACATGGAACTGGTGATTACTCATTCTTTACCTTTGGGAGGAGGTTTTGGACCTACCAATCACCTGGCTCCGCTTTTTATAAAAGCCGAAATAAATCCCCAGGAGGGTGGAAAGCTCTGGTGA